From Microbacterium sp. LWH7-1.2:
TCGGACGCGTCCGGCGGTCGCCGAGCAGCTCGACGGCGGCGCCGTAGCCGCCGGGCATCGTCACCTGCGACTGGACATGGCGAGCGGATGCCTCGAGCCCGGCCTCGCGCATCGCCGAGAGATACCCGTCCAGGCGCCGGCCGTCGCCGAAGCTGGTGTGCCGCCCGTCGGGGTCGCCGCCGAGGAAGACGACCTCGCGATGCCCGAGGCCGAGGACATGGTCGGTGGCGATGCGGGCGGCCGCCGCGTCGTCGATCGAGACCGCGTTGGTGCCGACGTCGTAACCGCCGACCGCCACGACCGGCTTGCCGAATGCGACGAGGCGTTCGAGTTCCCGCGCGTTGGGTTCGATGCCGACCGCGATCAGGCCGTCGAACCTCTTGCGGGCGAGGAAGTGCTCGAACATCTCGCGGCGGGCGGCCGACTCGGGAGGCGCACCGTAGAGAGCGAGGTCGTATCGGCGCTCGAGGAGCGCATCCTGGATGCCCTCCAGCACCTGGGAGAAGAACCACCGGTCGAGCGACGGCATGACGACACCCACGGTCTGCGTGCGTCCGGTCACGAGGCTCACGGCGCTCGTGGTGGGCACGTAGCCCAGGGCGGCCGCGGCATCCCTCACCCGCTGACGAGTCGCGGCGGAGACGTACCCCGAGCCCGTGAGCGCGCGCGACGCCGTCGATTTCGAGACGCCTGCCGTCCGCGCAACATCGGCGATGCCCGCCATCGGGTCCTCCTCGCGCGCCCGGGGACGCCGCCGTCACCCGGGATTCTGGAACCGGTTCCACGGGTCATTGTGCCGGGATTGCACACCTCCCACCAGTACACGAGTCGGTATTTACCGACTCGTGATGTGGGGTCATTGTGTGCCCCAGCGGCATCCCCTAGTTTGAGCATGGAATCGGTTCCCGATCTCACATGTGCGGAGCCCGAGAGGCGTGGCTTCGCGAACTCGAAGAGGAGGCAGACACATGACTGCACTGCGATCACGTCGTCGACACGGCTATATCGCGCTGGGACTGACGGCCGTCGCGGCACTCACGCTCGCCGGTTGCGCCGAGGGCGGCGATGAGGGCGGCGACAGCGGCTCGGTCGAAGGAGAGACCGTCGAGATCGCCGGCGGCATCACCGGCTCGGAGGCGGAGAACCTCCAGAAGACCTTCGAACAGTTCGAGGAGGACACCGGCATCACCGTCAACTACACCGGTGACAAGGGGTTCGAGGGCAACATCGTCACGAAGGTGGCAGGCGGATCCGCGCCCGACATCGCCATCGTGCCGCAACCGGGCCTCTTCCGCTCGCTCGTCGAGACCGGCGAGGTCAAGGAGGGCACGGCGGAGGTCGAGGCCAACGTCGACGAGTACTGGTCCTCCATCTGGAAGGACACGGGCTCGGTGGACGGTACGTTCTACGCCGCACCGATGCTGGCCAACCTGAAGGGCTACGTCTGGTACTCGCCGAAGAGCTTCGCCGAGTGGGGCGTCGAGCCGGCGACGACGTGGGACGAGCTCATCACGCTGACCGACACCATTCGCGAGAAGACGGGCGAGCCGCCGTGGTGCGCCGGATTCTTCTCGGAAGCCGCGTCCGGGTGGCCCGGGACGGACTGGGTCGAGGACCTCGTGCTGCGCCAGGCCGGACCGGACGTGTATGACAGCTGGGCAGCCGGAGACACGCCGTTCACCGACCCCGACATCGAGGCGGCATTCGACTCCGTAGGCGAGATTCTGCTCAATCCGGACTACGTCAACGCTGGATTCGGCGACGTCAAGAGCATCAACTCGACGGCATTCGGTGACCCCATTGCTGCCGCTGTGGCGAACGGCACGTGCGCGCTGACCCACCAGGCATCCTTCCTCACGGCCAACTTCCTCACCGCGAAGACGGCAGATGGCGCGACGCCGGAGGTCGGACCGGATGGCGACGTGTACGCCTTCCTGCTCCCCGGCCCGGAAGCAGGCGAGCTCGCGGTCGAGGGCGGCGGCGAACTGGTGACCGCGTTCTCGGATGATGCGGCAACGCAGCAGGTGCTCGAATTCATGTCGACGCCGGAGTTCGCCGACGCGCGCGTGAAGCTCGGCGGTGCCATCTCGGCCAACACCGGTGCCGACCCGACGCTGGCATCGAGCGAGTTCCTGACCGAGGCGATGAAGATCGTGCAGGACCAGAACACGGTGTTCCGCTTCGACGCCTCCGACCTGATGCCGGCGACCGTCGGCTCGGGCTCGTTCTGGCGCGGCATGGTCGACTGGATCGACGGCAAGCCGACGCCGCAGGTCCTGAGCGACATCCAGGCGGGATATCAAGACTGATCCATCGCATCCCGGTGCCGGGTCCGCACGCTCGACGTGCGGCCCCGGCGTCGGGGTGAGTCATCCGTCGACGTCGACGGGGGAAGGCGAAACATGTCTCAGACCACAACATCGGCGGCTGACGAGGCGCAGGGCACGCCTCCGCCGGAACGCGGAGGAAGGAAGCCTCCGTCGCGCCGGACGACGCGACTCGTCGTCACGATCGGGCTCATCCTGATCGCGGCACTGATCGTCTTCCTCCTGCTCAGCCCCCCGAACCCGGACGCTCGACCGGTCTCGCTCGGATTCTCGTACAACTCGTTCTTCCAGTGGATCGGCAACATGGGGCCGATCGTGCAGATCCCCATCATCCTGGTGATCTTCGCTGCGGTGGTCGGCATCCTCCTGGTCCTGATCGAGTACGCACCGCGCGCCGGCAAAGGCTACTTCTGGCTGCGGCTCATCTCGTGCTTCGCGATCCCGTTCCTCGCGTTCATGATGCTGCGGCCGTACCAGGGCGCCGTGATCTACGTGATCGCGATCGCCCTCATCGCCGGTGGTCTCCTGTTCTGGGCCGACTACCGGGCGAGCGAGGGCGCCGGCTATCTGTACCAGCTGACGCTCTTCATGGCGCCCGCCGCCATCGCGATCCTCGTCGGCCTCGTCTATCCGAGCATCGCGACCATCATCCAGTCTTTCTTCGACAAGACCGGGGAGAACTTCGTCGGCCTGGAGAACTACGTGTGGGCCTTCACGAACCCGCAGGGGTTCTGGTCCATCATCAACACGCTCATCTGGGCGATCTTCGCACCGGTCTTCGCGACGGTCGTCGGCCTGGCGTACGCGGCCTTCATGGAGCGGGCGCGCGGCGAGCGCTTGCTGAAGCTGCTGGTGTTCATGCCGTTCGCGATCGCCCCGGTGAGCATCAGCCTCATCTGGAAGTTCGTCTACGACTACCGCCAGGGCGAGCAGATCGGAACCCTCAACGCGATCGTCGTCGCGTTCGGCGGTCAGCCCGTGCCGTGGCTGGACATCTGGCCCCTGGTCAACACGTTCTGCCTGCTGTTCGCTTTCGTCTGGGCGCAGACCGGGTTCGCGATGGTCGTGCTCTCGGCCGCGATGAAGGCGGTCCCGGTTGAGCAGCTCGAAGCGGCCCAGCTCGATGGCACCTCGGCCTGGCAGCGGTTCATCAACGTGACGGTGCCGGGCATCCGCACGTCGATCATCGTCGTCCTGACGACCGTCACCATCGCCGCCCTGAAGCTGTACGACATCGTGGCGGTGATGACCGGCGGGCGGGCGAACTCGACAGTGCTCGGCTTCGAGATGGTCAACCAGCAGCAGCGGTTCCAGAGCTACGGACACTCGGCGGCGCTCGCCGTGCTGATCTTCGTCTTCGTGACACCACTGATCATCTACAACGTGTTGCAGCTGCGTAAGCAGAGGGAGGTGCGCTGATGACCGCCGTCGACTCCAAGACCATGCCGCAGACCACCAAGGCGGAGGCGCGGAGGGTCGCGCGTGAGACGCGTCGCAACGAGGCGCTCGCGCACAAGCGGCTGACCTCGCCGCTGGCGACCATCTTCGCGGTCGCGATCGCGTTCCTGTGGACGATCCCGACGCTCGGCCTGCTCATCACGTCGTTCCGCCCGGGCGCCGACTCGGCGACGTCAGGCTGGTGGACGGTCTTCACCAACCCCGACTTCACGCTCGGCAACTACCAGGACGCGCTCACGTCCGGTGGCACCGCCCTGACGCTGGGCGAGTCGTTCCTGAACTCGCTCGCGATCACGATCCCGGTCACGATCTTCGCCCTGGCCGTCGCGTCGCTCGCCGCGTACGCGTTCGCGTGGATGGACTTCAAGGGCCGCGGGTTTCTGTTCGTCGCGGTGTTCGCCCTGCAGATCGTCCCGATCCAGATGGCGCTCGTGCCGCTGCTGAGTCTGTTCTCGAGGGGTCTCGAGATCGGCGACGTGCAGATTTTCCCGGGGCTCGAGATGCGCGAGGTCGACCACAGCTTCGCGACGGTGTGGATCGCCCACGTCATCTTCGCGATGCCGCTGGCGATCTTCCTCCTGCACAACTTCATCTCGGAGATCCCCTCCGACGTGATCGAGGCGGCTCGCGTCGACGGCGCAGGGCACGGGCAGATCTTCTTCCGGATCATCCTGCCGCTGGCGACGCCGGCGCTCGCGTCGTTCGCCATCCTCGAGTTCATCTGGGTGTGGAACGACCTGCTCGTCGCGACGATCTTCGCCCCGACGACATCACTGCCGATGACGCAGACGCTGAACTCCTTGTCCGGCACCTGGGGCAACCAGTGGTTCCTCGTGTCGGCGGGCGCGTTCCTCGTGCTGTTCGTGCCGATCATCGTGTTCCTTGCACTGCAGCGGTTCTTCGTGCGCGGGCTCATGGCCGGCGCGACGAAGGGCTGAGAACCACAGAGAAAGGATGCCGCGGGCCCGCGTCTCACGTGGGCTCGCGGCATCCGTTCACGATGTCGTGGCCCCGGGTCAGCTGGTGCAGCCGAGCCGCGACTGGATCGAGCGCATCGCGTCGATCTCGGCGGTCTGGCCGTTCTTGATCGCGGTCGCGACCTCGAGGGCGCGCGGGTCGGTGCCGAGTTCGAGAAGCGCTTCGGCCATCGGGATCGCGCCCTCGTGATGGCGGACCATCAGCGTGAGGAACTGGCAGTCGGCCTCGACGCCGGTCGCCGCCTTCAGCGCGGCGAGCTCGTCAGCGGATGCCATGCCCATCGCCGCGTGAGCCTCTTCGTCCGTCATCGGCTCGGCGGACGAGCCGCCGTGGGCGTGCTCCGAGCCCCCGGCATCCATCCACTGCATCATCGGCCCGCCCGACTGGGGGAGACCCCACTGCACAAGCCAGTCGTACATCTCACCGCGCTGGCCGGCCTGACCGGTGGCGATGTCGTAGGAGAGCACGCGCAGCTCTTCGTCGTCGGTCTTGCCGTAGATCTCCATCGCCATCTCGATCGCCTGCGCGTGGTGCACCTGCATGTCGCGGGAGAACCCGGCCTCAGGAGAGTCGGTGCCCGGAGCTGATGGGGCCGCCTGGGAGCCGAAGGTCGAGAAGCGCCCCACCGCGAACGCGAGGCCGGCGATGAGGATGAGCGCGACGACGATCACGAACCACCGCCGGGAGCTCCCCGCCGAGGGCTCGTCCGACACGTCGCGGCCTACTTCTTGCCGGGAGCGTCGAACGCGCCGGTGCACGCGGCGTTCGGCTCGGGCGCGTTGGTGCTCTTCCAGTACGCCTTGATGAACTCCTCGATGCGCTCGTCGTCGGCCGAGTCGACCTTGAGCTGCGCGTTCCAGGCAGTCACCGCGATGGGGGTGTCCATGTCGTTGTACGGCGAGAGCACCGTGTAGGTCGACGGCAGCTCGCCCTCGAGCGTGGCGATGTCGTCGTCCGAGACCTGTGCGGGGTCGTACGTGATCCAGACCGCGCCGTGCTCGAGAGCGTGCACGGCGTTCTCGTTCGGAACCGGCTCCGTGTACACGCCGCAGTTCAGCCACATCACGTTGTGGTCGCCGCCGGCCGGGGGAGTCTGCGCGTAGTCGACGGCGCCGTCGACGTGGTTCGCGGTGTTCGTGAAGGTCTCGACGCCCTCGATGCCGCTGCCGTCGCTGTCTCCGCGGGCATACGACGGGGCCGGGGCCGGCGCGAAGACGATCGACGCGACGATCGCCGCGACGACCAGGACCGCGGCCGTCGAGCCGACGGCCCACCACACGAGCTTGCTGCGCTTGCGCTTGGCGAGCTGCTTCTGATATTCGGCCAGCTTCTCCTGGCGCTTCTGCTCGCGCTGCTGCTTGACGGTGAGGTCGATCTTCGCCTGGGTGGCGGGGTTGCCGCTCTTGCGCTTCTCGTCGGGGGACGGGGTCATTCTCGTGATCTCTGCCAATCGATGGACCGGGGCGCCCGGCGCGAGCCGCTCGAAGGCGGCTGACGGGTCGCCCTCATCTTATGCGAGCGCATGAGTCCACCCCTGAGAACGAGCCGACAGCCGGCACCTTCGCCCGGGGGCCGGACCAGCCGTGGGATAACGCTTGCGGGCCGGGTGGAGGCATCCGTTATCATGGAGACTCGAATCGATTCGACCTTCGCGGTCGATCGTGCTCCCCGGCGCCGATCGGCAGCGCCGGACGACTCGCGTCACCTCGATCCCCTTCTCCCTGTGTGCGCCATCCCGGCTCTGCCGGTGTCCACGCCGCTCCGCCTCGCCCGCCGCCCCGTCGAACCCCGCCACGAAACGAAGTCCACTGTTGCTCGACACCGCCTCCATCCCCACTCTGAAGCCCGACACCCGCACGCCCGAAGCCCATCGTCGCACCGCACCCCAGCCGCACTCCTCGTCTACGGGCGCGATCCGCACGCTCGGCAGCAACCCGGCGACCGCGCCGATCGTGCTGCACCCGGGCGACTCGATCCCGCACCGCCGTCGTGTTCTCTACATCGTGCTGCTCGGCGCGCTCACGGCGCTCGGCCCCTTCACGATCGACCTCTACCTGCCGGCGTTCCCGGTGCTCGAGGCGGACTTCGACACCACGGCCGCGATGATCCAGCTGACCCTCACGGGTACCATGATCGGTTTCGCGCTGGGCCAGCTCATCGTCGGCCCGCTCAGCGACAAGGTCGGTCGGCGCATCCCGCTGCTGTCGGTGACCGCGCTGCACGTCGTGGCCAGCGTCGGCGCGGCCCTCGCGCCGACCCTCGAGCTGCTGTCTGCCGCCCGCGTGCTGCAGGGCGCCGGTGCCGCGGCCGGCGGCGTCGTGGCCGCTGCGATCGTCCGCGACCTCTTCGGCGGGCGTCGCCTCGTGGTCATGCTGTCCCGCCTCGCGCTCGTCTCGGGCGTCGC
This genomic window contains:
- a CDS encoding DUF3105 domain-containing protein — translated: MTPSPDEKRKSGNPATQAKIDLTVKQQREQKRQEKLAEYQKQLAKRKRSKLVWWAVGSTAAVLVVAAIVASIVFAPAPAPSYARGDSDGSGIEGVETFTNTANHVDGAVDYAQTPPAGGDHNVMWLNCGVYTEPVPNENAVHALEHGAVWITYDPAQVSDDDIATLEGELPSTYTVLSPYNDMDTPIAVTAWNAQLKVDSADDERIEEFIKAYWKSTNAPEPNAACTGAFDAPGKK
- a CDS encoding carbohydrate ABC transporter permease gives rise to the protein MTAVDSKTMPQTTKAEARRVARETRRNEALAHKRLTSPLATIFAVAIAFLWTIPTLGLLITSFRPGADSATSGWWTVFTNPDFTLGNYQDALTSGGTALTLGESFLNSLAITIPVTIFALAVASLAAYAFAWMDFKGRGFLFVAVFALQIVPIQMALVPLLSLFSRGLEIGDVQIFPGLEMREVDHSFATVWIAHVIFAMPLAIFLLHNFISEIPSDVIEAARVDGAGHGQIFFRIILPLATPALASFAILEFIWVWNDLLVATIFAPTTSLPMTQTLNSLSGTWGNQWFLVSAGAFLVLFVPIIVFLALQRFFVRGLMAGATKG
- a CDS encoding ABC transporter substrate-binding protein, coding for MTALRSRRRHGYIALGLTAVAALTLAGCAEGGDEGGDSGSVEGETVEIAGGITGSEAENLQKTFEQFEEDTGITVNYTGDKGFEGNIVTKVAGGSAPDIAIVPQPGLFRSLVETGEVKEGTAEVEANVDEYWSSIWKDTGSVDGTFYAAPMLANLKGYVWYSPKSFAEWGVEPATTWDELITLTDTIREKTGEPPWCAGFFSEAASGWPGTDWVEDLVLRQAGPDVYDSWAAGDTPFTDPDIEAAFDSVGEILLNPDYVNAGFGDVKSINSTAFGDPIAAAVANGTCALTHQASFLTANFLTAKTADGATPEVGPDGDVYAFLLPGPEAGELAVEGGGELVTAFSDDAATQQVLEFMSTPEFADARVKLGGAISANTGADPTLASSEFLTEAMKIVQDQNTVFRFDASDLMPATVGSGSFWRGMVDWIDGKPTPQVLSDIQAGYQD
- a CDS encoding LacI family DNA-binding transcriptional regulator — its product is MAGIADVARTAGVSKSTASRALTGSGYVSAATRQRVRDAAAALGYVPTTSAVSLVTGRTQTVGVVMPSLDRWFFSQVLEGIQDALLERRYDLALYGAPPESAARREMFEHFLARKRFDGLIAVGIEPNARELERLVAFGKPVVAVGGYDVGTNAVSIDDAAAARIATDHVLGLGHREVVFLGGDPDGRHTSFGDGRRLDGYLSAMREAGLEASARHVQSQVTMPGGYGAAVELLGDRRTRPTAIVGVCDEVAVGAIIAARRLGIRVPERLSVVGIDDHAYADMFSLTTLQQRPHQQGRAAVQLLMWQLDDPNAPTHRLYESSPLVVRNSTAPVDDDASAIIGVGPLGTA
- a CDS encoding DUF305 domain-containing protein, which encodes MSDEPSAGSSRRWFVIVVALILIAGLAFAVGRFSTFGSQAAPSAPGTDSPEAGFSRDMQVHHAQAIEMAMEIYGKTDDEELRVLSYDIATGQAGQRGEMYDWLVQWGLPQSGGPMMQWMDAGGSEHAHGGSSAEPMTDEEAHAAMGMASADELAALKAATGVEADCQFLTLMVRHHEGAIPMAEALLELGTDPRALEVATAIKNGQTAEIDAMRSIQSRLGCTS
- a CDS encoding sugar ABC transporter permease, encoding MSQTTTSAADEAQGTPPPERGGRKPPSRRTTRLVVTIGLILIAALIVFLLLSPPNPDARPVSLGFSYNSFFQWIGNMGPIVQIPIILVIFAAVVGILLVLIEYAPRAGKGYFWLRLISCFAIPFLAFMMLRPYQGAVIYVIAIALIAGGLLFWADYRASEGAGYLYQLTLFMAPAAIAILVGLVYPSIATIIQSFFDKTGENFVGLENYVWAFTNPQGFWSIINTLIWAIFAPVFATVVGLAYAAFMERARGERLLKLLVFMPFAIAPVSISLIWKFVYDYRQGEQIGTLNAIVVAFGGQPVPWLDIWPLVNTFCLLFAFVWAQTGFAMVVLSAAMKAVPVEQLEAAQLDGTSAWQRFINVTVPGIRTSIIVVLTTVTIAALKLYDIVAVMTGGRANSTVLGFEMVNQQQRFQSYGHSAALAVLIFVFVTPLIIYNVLQLRKQREVR